The following coding sequences are from one Kosakonia sp. H02 window:
- a CDS encoding ATP-binding cassette domain-containing protein: MNEATIQLDGLIKRFPGMEKPAVARLDCEINAGYVTGLVGPDGAGKTTLMRILAGLMKQDEGSVRVMGLDPISNDSELHAMLGYMPQKFGLYEDLTVMENLTLYADLRSVNGEKRRQTFARLLEFTALAPFTDRLAGKLSGGMKQKLGLACTLVGQPKVLLLDEPGVGVDPISRRELWQMVHELAGEGMLILWSTSYLDEAEQCRDVLLMNEGQLLYQGEPKALTQSMAGRSFLVTCEQENNRRLLRRILKLPEVSDGVIQGRSVRMILKKEAHADAVRNAPDMPALQIEETAPRFEDAFIDLLGGAGAAESPLGAILHRVESNPQETVIEAKSLTKKFGDFAATDHVNFAVKRGEIFGLLGPNGAGKSTTFKMMCGLLVPTDGQALVLNMDLKVSSGKARQHLGYMAQKFSLYGNLTVEQNLRFFSGVYGLRGKAQSEKIARMSDAFGLKNISRHATDALPLGFKQRLALACSLMHEPDILFLDEPTSGVDPLTRREFWLHINTMVEKGVTVMVTTHFMDEAEYCDRIGLVYRGKLIASGTPDALKALTADDDHPDPTMEHAFITLIHNWDKEHSDEH; the protein is encoded by the coding sequence ATGAATGAGGCAACTATCCAACTCGATGGGCTGATAAAACGTTTTCCCGGTATGGAAAAGCCTGCCGTGGCGCGGCTCGATTGTGAAATCAACGCGGGGTATGTCACCGGGCTGGTCGGCCCGGATGGCGCGGGGAAAACCACCCTGATGCGCATACTTGCCGGGCTAATGAAGCAGGACGAAGGCAGCGTGCGGGTTATGGGGCTGGATCCGATTAGCAACGACAGCGAACTGCACGCCATGCTCGGTTATATGCCGCAGAAATTTGGCCTGTATGAAGATTTAACGGTGATGGAAAACCTCACGTTGTATGCCGATCTGCGCAGCGTCAACGGGGAGAAACGTCGCCAGACATTTGCCAGGCTGCTGGAGTTTACCGCCCTCGCCCCCTTTACCGACCGGTTGGCGGGCAAGCTCTCTGGCGGCATGAAGCAAAAACTGGGGCTGGCCTGCACGCTGGTAGGCCAGCCCAAAGTGCTTTTGCTTGATGAACCGGGCGTCGGCGTCGATCCGATCTCGCGCCGCGAACTGTGGCAAATGGTGCATGAACTGGCTGGCGAAGGAATGCTCATTCTCTGGAGCACCTCGTACCTGGACGAAGCCGAGCAATGCCGCGATGTATTGCTGATGAACGAAGGGCAACTGCTGTATCAGGGGGAGCCGAAAGCGCTGACGCAAAGCATGGCCGGACGCAGCTTTTTAGTCACCTGTGAGCAGGAGAACAACCGCCGCTTACTGCGCCGGATCCTCAAATTGCCCGAGGTCAGCGACGGCGTCATTCAGGGCCGTTCGGTACGCATGATCCTGAAAAAAGAGGCGCACGCAGATGCCGTGCGAAACGCGCCGGATATGCCCGCCTTACAGATTGAAGAGACCGCACCGCGCTTTGAAGATGCGTTTATCGATCTGCTGGGCGGCGCGGGTGCAGCGGAATCGCCGCTCGGCGCGATCCTGCACCGAGTGGAAAGCAACCCGCAGGAGACGGTGATTGAAGCCAAATCCCTGACCAAGAAATTTGGTGATTTCGCCGCCACCGATCACGTTAACTTTGCCGTCAAGCGCGGCGAGATTTTCGGCCTGCTCGGCCCGAACGGTGCAGGCAAGTCCACCACCTTTAAAATGATGTGCGGTCTGCTGGTGCCAACGGACGGCCAGGCGCTGGTGCTGAATATGGATCTGAAAGTCAGTTCCGGCAAAGCGCGCCAGCACCTGGGGTATATGGCGCAAAAGTTTTCGCTGTACGGCAACCTGACCGTGGAGCAAAACCTGCGCTTTTTCTCCGGCGTGTACGGCCTGCGCGGTAAAGCGCAAAGCGAGAAGATCGCCCGCATGAGCGATGCCTTTGGCCTGAAAAACATTTCCCGCCACGCGACGGATGCCCTACCGCTCGGTTTTAAGCAGCGTCTGGCGCTAGCCTGTTCGCTGATGCACGAGCCGGATATTCTGTTTCTTGATGAACCGACCTCCGGCGTCGACCCACTTACCCGGCGCGAATTCTGGCTGCATATCAATACCATGGTGGAAAAAGGCGTCACCGTGATGGTGACTACTCACTTTATGGATGAGGCGGAGTATTGCGATCGCATCGGGCTGGTCTATCGCGGGAAGCTAATTGCCAGCGGGACGCCGGATGCACTGAAAGCGCTGACC